One Fusobacterium sp. DD2 DNA window includes the following coding sequences:
- a CDS encoding phosphatase — protein MVYLRYPIDLHIHTNNNPHAYSTLEENIRSAQAKNMEVIAITNHGPALQDSPHWWSLMNMRVLPEYVGNLRVLKGVETNVVDENGNFDINQRIYDVMDIILCGLHTIEAYGSPKDIIKNTKALVNMITSQKVDIIVHMGNPTFPVEYERVVMAAAENGVAIEINNSSLRAARKGSKPNCKKILELCLKYNCNVSLGTDSHISYDIGEFAQADALIEEVGYRREKIINYSKENLEKFLEMRKERKRKIL, from the coding sequence GTGGTTTATTTGAGATACCCAATAGATTTACACATACATACAAACAATAATCCACATGCGTATAGTACGCTGGAAGAGAATATAAGAAGTGCACAAGCTAAAAATATGGAAGTTATAGCTATAACAAATCATGGACCAGCTTTACAGGATTCACCACATTGGTGGAGTTTGATGAATATGAGAGTTCTTCCAGAATATGTTGGAAATTTAAGAGTATTAAAAGGTGTAGAGACAAATGTAGTAGATGAGAATGGTAATTTTGATATAAATCAGAGAATATATGATGTAATGGATATCATATTATGTGGATTACATACTATTGAAGCATATGGAAGTCCAAAAGATATAATAAAAAATACAAAGGCTCTTGTAAATATGATTACAAGTCAAAAAGTTGATATAATAGTACATATGGGGAATCCAACATTTCCTGTTGAGTATGAAAGAGTTGTAATGGCAGCTGCTGAAAACGGAGTTGCAATAGAGATTAATAACTCTTCTTTAAGAGCTGCAAGAAAAGGATCTAAACCTAATTGCAAAAAGATACTGGAGTTATGTTTAAAATACAATTGTAATGTAAGTTTGGGAACAGATTCACACATATCATATGATATTGGAGAGTTTGCACAAGCTGACGCATTAATAGAAGAAGTAGGTTACCGTAGAGAAAAAATAATTAATTATTCAAAGGAAAATCTCGAAAAATTTTTAGAAATGAGAAAAGAAAGAAAAAGAAAAATATTATAA
- the scpB gene encoding SMC-Scp complex subunit ScpB, whose protein sequence is MEIKQKIEAILLLGGDELQIKELSKFFGVPIDEMLKILEELKEDRRDTGINIEIDGEFVTLVTNPIYGEVINDFFEQESKPKKLSGAALETLSIVAYRQPVTKSEIEAIRGVNVDRIVQNMEEKKFIRVCGKKETTGRPNLYEITDKFLGYIGIKSIEELPNYQEIKGSCDNGGNENQ, encoded by the coding sequence ATGGAAATTAAACAGAAAATAGAGGCAATACTTCTTTTAGGAGGAGATGAGCTTCAGATAAAAGAACTTAGTAAATTTTTTGGAGTTCCAATAGATGAAATGCTTAAAATTCTTGAGGAATTAAAAGAAGACAGAAGAGATACAGGAATAAATATAGAGATAGATGGAGAATTTGTAACTCTGGTAACTAATCCAATTTATGGTGAAGTTATAAATGACTTTTTTGAACAGGAATCAAAGCCTAAAAAACTTTCAGGTGCAGCTTTGGAAACACTTTCAATTGTTGCGTATAGACAGCCTGTTACCAAATCTGAAATTGAAGCTATTAGAGGAGTAAATGTAGATAGAATAGTTCAGAATATGGAAGAGAAGAAATTTATAAGAGTGTGTGGAAAAAAAGAGACAACAGGTAGACCAAATCTATATGAAATTACAGATAAATTTTTGGGATATATTGGAATAAAAAGTATAGAGGAACTACCTAATTATCAGGAAATAAAAGGAAGTTGTGATAATGGAGGAAATGAGAATCAATAA
- a CDS encoding nitronate monooxygenase has product MVNNEVCKLLGIKYPIFQGAMAWIANGNLAGHVSKDGGLGIIAGGGMPCDILRQEIRKAREITSNPIGVNLMLMMPDIEKQIDVCIEEKIPVVTTGAGNPGPFMEKLKAAGIKVIPVVASVALAKRMAKIGADAVIAEGMEGGGHIGTITTMALVPQVVEAVDIPVIAAGGIASGKQFLAALALGACGIQVGTRFLVAEECTVHENYKKMILKARDRSTVATGNYTGHPVRVIENKLAKAILEKEKQGAPKEEIEQMGVGKLRLAVVDGDVDNGSVMAGQVAAMVKEPSTTKEILESFMRELEEEKKNLLTRMDSWK; this is encoded by the coding sequence ATGGTAAATAATGAAGTTTGTAAATTATTGGGGATTAAATATCCTATATTTCAAGGAGCAATGGCTTGGATAGCAAATGGAAATCTTGCTGGGCATGTTTCTAAAGATGGAGGTCTTGGAATAATTGCAGGTGGAGGAATGCCATGTGATATTTTAAGACAGGAAATCAGAAAAGCAAGAGAGATAACTTCAAATCCAATTGGAGTAAACCTTATGCTTATGATGCCAGATATAGAAAAACAGATAGATGTTTGTATTGAAGAAAAAATACCTGTTGTAACTACAGGTGCTGGAAATCCTGGGCCATTTATGGAAAAACTAAAAGCAGCTGGAATTAAAGTAATACCAGTAGTTGCCTCTGTTGCACTTGCTAAGAGAATGGCTAAAATTGGAGCAGATGCTGTTATAGCTGAAGGAATGGAAGGTGGAGGACATATTGGAACAATAACTACTATGGCATTAGTTCCTCAAGTTGTTGAAGCTGTAGATATTCCTGTAATTGCAGCTGGAGGTATAGCTAGTGGAAAACAATTTTTAGCAGCATTAGCACTTGGAGCTTGTGGAATACAAGTTGGAACTAGATTTTTAGTTGCTGAAGAGTGTACTGTACATGAAAATTATAAGAAAATGATTCTTAAAGCTAGAGATAGATCTACTGTTGCAACTGGAAATTATACTGGACACCCTGTAAGAGTTATTGAAAATAAACTTGCTAAGGCAATTTTAGAAAAAGAAAAACAAGGAGCACCTAAGGAAGAAATTGAACAAATGGGTGTTGGAAAGCTTAGACTTGCTGTAGTTGACGGAGATGTTGACAATGGAAGTGTTATGGCTGGACAAGTAGCAGCAATGGTTAAAGAACCAAGTACTACTAAAGAAATCCTTGAAAGTTTTATGAGAGAACTGGAAGAAGAGAAAAAAAATCTATTAACTAGAATGGATTCATGGAAATAA
- a CDS encoding nucleoside triphosphate pyrophosphatase, producing the protein MILASKSPRRKEILENVGFELKIIGSDIDEKSDEKENIEKIKDIAYQKTYFIAKEHKDEYVVGADTIVELDGEIIGKPKSRENAVEILKRLSGKNHNVITGFCLININKGILIKDFGITKVFFKDLDDSMIEWYVDSGQPMDKAGAYGIQDKGSVFIEKIEGDFFTVMGFPIEKFVAHLKKLGIELKDIDKI; encoded by the coding sequence ATGATACTAGCCTCTAAGTCACCAAGACGAAAAGAGATACTTGAAAATGTCGGATTTGAACTTAAAATTATAGGTTCAGATATAGATGAAAAGAGTGATGAAAAAGAGAATATCGAAAAGATAAAGGATATTGCTTATCAAAAGACTTACTTTATAGCAAAAGAGCATAAAGATGAGTATGTGGTAGGAGCTGATACAATAGTAGAACTCGATGGAGAGATAATAGGAAAGCCAAAGAGTAGAGAAAATGCAGTTGAAATATTAAAACGACTATCTGGGAAAAACCATAATGTTATAACAGGATTCTGCTTAATAAATATCAATAAAGGAATTCTTATAAAAGATTTTGGAATTACTAAAGTTTTTTTTAAAGATTTAGATGATAGTATGATAGAATGGTATGTAGATAGTGGACAGCCAATGGATAAAGCTGGAGCATATGGGATACAGGATAAAGGTTCTGTCTTCATTGAAAAGATAGAGGGAGATTTCTTCACTGTGATGGGATTTCCAATAGAAAAATTTGTAGCTCATTTAAAAAAATTAGGAATAGAATTAAAAGATATTGACAAAATATAA
- a CDS encoding rod shape-determining protein has translation MKKIFNKFLGIFSEDLGIDLGTSNTLICVKNKGIILNEPSVVALNTKTKDIFEVGDKAKKMLGRTPGSIETIRPLKNGVIADYEITEKMLRAFYKKVNQRKGMSSPRVIICVPAGVTQVEKRAVIDVTREAGAREAYLIEEPMAAAIGIGLNIFEPEGNLIIDIGGGTSEIAVISLGGIVKTSSFRVAGDKFDATIIDYVRQKHNLLIGERTAEQIKKTIGAVVELEEDECIEISGRNALNGLPRDIKIYSSEVVEALGDLVQQIIEEVKVVLEKTPPELSSDIKRRGIYVTGGGALLRGIDQRIAESLNLNVTVSEDPLNAVINGIQTLLKNFGTYKKVLISPESDY, from the coding sequence ATGAAAAAGATATTTAACAAATTTTTAGGGATATTTTCAGAAGATTTAGGAATTGACTTAGGTACATCAAACACATTAATCTGTGTTAAAAATAAAGGTATAATATTAAATGAACCTTCAGTAGTTGCACTTAATACTAAAACAAAGGACATTTTTGAAGTTGGAGACAAAGCTAAGAAGATGCTTGGAAGAACTCCAGGAAGCATAGAAACAATAAGACCTCTAAAAAATGGAGTAATTGCTGACTATGAAATTACAGAAAAAATGTTAAGAGCATTCTATAAAAAAGTAAATCAAAGAAAAGGAATGTCTAGCCCAAGAGTTATTATCTGCGTTCCAGCAGGAGTTACTCAAGTTGAAAAGAGAGCTGTTATAGATGTAACTAGAGAAGCAGGAGCAAGAGAGGCATACCTTATAGAAGAGCCTATGGCTGCAGCTATTGGAATTGGTCTTAATATATTTGAACCAGAAGGAAATCTTATCATAGATATTGGTGGTGGAACATCAGAAATTGCTGTTATATCTTTAGGAGGAATAGTTAAAACATCTTCATTTAGAGTAGCAGGAGATAAATTTGATGCAACAATTATTGATTATGTAAGACAAAAACATAATCTGCTTATAGGTGAAAGAACTGCTGAACAGATTAAAAAGACAATAGGAGCAGTTGTAGAACTTGAAGAGGATGAATGTATAGAGATAAGTGGAAGAAACGCTTTAAATGGTCTTCCAAGAGATATAAAGATATATTCTTCAGAGGTTGTAGAAGCTTTAGGAGATCTTGTACAACAAATTATTGAAGAGGTAAAAGTTGTACTTGAAAAGACTCCACCTGAATTATCATCAGATATTAAGAGAAGAGGAATTTATGTAACTGGAGGAGGAGCACTTTTAAGAGGAATAGATCAGAGAATAGCTGAGAGCTTAAATCTTAATGTAACTGTTTCAGAAGATCCATTAAATGCAGTTATCAATGGAATTCAAACACTTCTTAAAAACTTTGGTACTTATAAAAAAGTATTGATTTCTCCAGAAAGTGATTATTAA